The Bernardetia litoralis DSM 6794 genome includes a window with the following:
- a CDS encoding 2-oxoglutarate dehydrogenase E1 component, protein MDKLSYLSNAENSYIEGLYQDYQKDANSVDASWQRFFEGFEFSMSDYDTETGEVTKNNKSSNGHVAETANQKSFADSLPEGLDEDKLKQEISVKKLIDGYRLRGHLEAKTNPVRPRRDRHARLKLEDFGFTEADLNKKFRAGNEIGIGEATLQEIIDRLKMIYESGIGFEFMAIREPDVKYWFRKKVEVDYPKFKLDHQQKERILQKLNEASVFENFLHTKYLGQKRFSLEGGESTIPALDAIINEGAKLGVEEVVIGMAHRGRLNVLVNIMGKTYAQVFNEFEGNVSDELLGLGDGDVKYHMGYSSQVTTPEGKNVYLRLAPNPSHLEAVAPVVQGYTRAKLDYLHGKDKKKALPIIIHGDAALAGQGIVYEVAQMSELEGYTVGGTIHFVINNQVGFTTDFYDGRSSNYCTDISQLTETPEIHVNGDDPEAVVFAVQLATEYRQKFHKDIYIDMVCYRRYGHNEADEPKFTQPQLYNLIGKHPNPRKLYTEKLTKEGEITSKLAKDMEKSFKKLLQERLDEVRQKPLPYEYQELEQAWKNMRRSTPEDFDVSPKTSITQDQIDKVGKALITIPKDFTPLKQINKLLSTREKMFFEDKVLDWAGAELLAYGSTILDGHTVRFTGQDVRRGTFSHRHAVLSDAETNEKYNNLNHLGTEKEDLPKFEIFNSLLSEYGVLGFEFGYAMANPNALTIWEAQFGDFANGAQIMIDQFITSSETKWQRTTGLVLLLPHGYEGQGPEHSNARPERFLQLSAEYNIIVANVTKPANFFHLMRRQMAWNFRKPCVLMSPKSLLRHPKVISPIEDFTDGKFEEVYGDDYVDAKKVKRVLLCSGKIYYDLLDRQEKDERKDVAIVRVEQLHPFPKKRIYEEINKYKKNVEVIWVQEEPENMGAWLFVLRMLYKEWIEEKRPTLNVISRKASSSPATGYSKVHAKTQLAIVDESFDVK, encoded by the coding sequence ATGGACAAACTCTCATACCTTTCCAATGCCGAAAACTCATATATTGAAGGTCTGTATCAAGATTATCAAAAAGATGCAAATTCAGTAGATGCTAGTTGGCAACGATTTTTTGAAGGCTTTGAATTTTCAATGTCAGATTATGACACCGAAACAGGAGAAGTAACCAAAAATAACAAATCATCAAATGGACATGTTGCTGAAACAGCAAACCAAAAAAGTTTTGCTGACTCACTTCCTGAAGGTCTTGATGAAGACAAATTAAAACAAGAAATTTCTGTCAAAAAATTAATTGATGGTTACCGTTTACGTGGACACTTAGAAGCCAAAACGAATCCTGTTCGTCCTCGTAGAGATAGGCATGCACGTTTGAAATTAGAAGATTTTGGCTTTACAGAAGCTGATTTGAATAAAAAATTTAGAGCAGGAAATGAAATCGGAATTGGAGAAGCAACTCTTCAAGAAATCATTGACCGTTTGAAAATGATTTATGAGAGTGGAATTGGTTTTGAATTTATGGCTATTCGTGAACCAGATGTAAAATATTGGTTCAGAAAAAAAGTAGAAGTTGATTATCCAAAATTCAAATTAGACCATCAACAAAAAGAACGTATTTTACAGAAACTAAATGAGGCTTCTGTTTTTGAAAACTTTTTGCACACTAAATATTTAGGTCAAAAACGCTTTTCTTTGGAAGGTGGAGAATCTACAATTCCAGCTCTTGATGCAATCATCAATGAAGGTGCAAAATTAGGTGTAGAAGAAGTTGTAATTGGAATGGCTCACCGTGGTCGTTTGAATGTTCTTGTAAATATTATGGGCAAAACGTATGCTCAAGTATTTAATGAATTTGAAGGAAATGTTTCTGATGAGCTTTTAGGTTTGGGAGATGGTGATGTAAAATATCACATGGGATATTCTTCTCAAGTAACTACTCCAGAAGGCAAAAATGTATATTTGCGTTTAGCTCCAAATCCTTCTCATTTGGAGGCTGTTGCGCCAGTAGTTCAAGGTTATACTCGTGCAAAATTAGATTATTTGCATGGCAAAGATAAAAAGAAAGCATTGCCAATTATTATTCATGGTGATGCAGCTCTTGCAGGACAAGGAATTGTTTATGAAGTAGCTCAAATGTCAGAATTGGAAGGCTATACAGTAGGTGGAACAATCCATTTTGTAATCAATAATCAAGTTGGTTTTACAACTGATTTTTATGATGGACGTTCTTCAAATTATTGTACAGATATTTCTCAACTTACTGAAACACCTGAAATTCACGTTAATGGAGATGATCCAGAAGCTGTAGTTTTTGCTGTTCAGTTGGCAACAGAATACCGTCAAAAATTCCATAAAGATATTTATATTGATATGGTTTGTTATCGTCGTTATGGACATAATGAAGCTGATGAGCCAAAATTCACACAGCCTCAGCTTTATAATTTGATAGGAAAACACCCAAATCCTAGAAAATTATATACAGAAAAATTGACAAAAGAAGGAGAAATTACAAGCAAACTTGCGAAAGATATGGAAAAATCTTTCAAAAAATTGCTTCAAGAGCGTCTGGATGAAGTCAGACAAAAACCATTGCCTTACGAATATCAAGAGTTGGAACAAGCATGGAAAAATATGCGCCGTTCGACTCCTGAAGATTTTGATGTTTCTCCAAAAACTTCCATTACACAAGACCAAATTGATAAAGTAGGAAAAGCTCTAATAACAATTCCTAAAGATTTTACACCACTAAAGCAAATAAATAAACTACTTTCTACAAGAGAGAAAATGTTTTTTGAAGATAAGGTTTTAGATTGGGCAGGCGCAGAGCTTTTGGCGTATGGTTCAACTATTTTGGATGGGCATACAGTTCGTTTTACGGGTCAAGATGTACGTAGAGGTACATTTTCTCATCGTCATGCTGTTTTGAGCGATGCCGAAACAAATGAAAAATATAATAATCTGAATCATTTAGGAACAGAAAAAGAAGATTTGCCAAAATTTGAAATCTTTAATTCTCTTTTATCTGAATATGGAGTTTTAGGTTTTGAGTTTGGTTATGCGATGGCAAACCCAAATGCACTCACAATTTGGGAAGCCCAATTTGGTGATTTTGCCAATGGAGCTCAAATTATGATTGACCAATTCATTACAAGTAGTGAAACAAAATGGCAACGCACAACTGGTTTAGTTCTTTTACTTCCTCATGGTTATGAAGGACAAGGACCTGAACATTCAAATGCTCGTCCTGAACGTTTCTTACAGCTTTCGGCAGAATATAATATTATTGTAGCTAATGTTACTAAGCCTGCCAATTTCTTCCACTTGATGCGTCGTCAGATGGCTTGGAATTTCCGTAAGCCATGTGTTTTGATGTCACCAAAATCTCTTTTAAGACATCCAAAAGTAATTTCTCCAATTGAAGATTTTACAGATGGAAAATTTGAAGAAGTTTATGGAGATGATTATGTAGATGCTAAAAAAGTAAAACGTGTTCTTCTTTGTTCTGGAAAAATCTATTATGATTTATTAGACAGACAGGAAAAAGACGAACGCAAAGACGTTGCAATTGTACGAGTTGAGCAGCTTCATCCGTTCCCTAAAAAACGTATTTATGAAGAAATCAATAAATATAAAAAGAATGTTGAAGTAATTTGGGTACAGGAAGAACCTGAAAATATGGGTGCTTGGTTATTTGTTTTGCGTATGCTTTACAAAGAATGGATTGAAGAAAAACGCCCTACTTTGAATGTTATTTCAAGAAAAGCGAGTTCTTCTCCAGCAACAGGTTACTCAAAAGTTCATGCTAAAACACAATTAGCTATCGTTGATGAGTCTTTTGATGTGAAGTAA
- a CDS encoding TlpA disulfide reductase family protein codes for MTKSIPIYFSFIILIFSAILFSCNPTKETSMKLPNGIWRATLQQQEGAVLPFNFEVNYPNESDTIPTFTLINGEEKILLDDVSKKGNTFTIPMHIFEGEIIAEWNETNQKLTGKWNRRSFTNASSLDFSATPNTKTRFEVNQKPKFDLSGKWETYFLSQGDSSTALGVFEKIETSDVKGNLKGTFLTTTGDYRYLFGSVSNDSLYLSCFDGSHAFLFVATAENENTLKGKFWSGKGQPVDFISTRNPDFALPKADTLTYLKEGYETIAFEFPNLDGKLISLENPDYDGKVKIIQLLGSWCPNCMDETNFLTELYKTYNPKGLEIIGLAYEQTEDFDDAKVRLERMKKRLNVDYEILFAGRSDKNFAAETLPMLNHVMSFPTTIFIDKKGKVRKIHTGFSGKGTGEYYDNYVEKTTNFVEMLLSE; via the coding sequence ATGACAAAATCAATTCCTATATATTTTAGTTTTATTATTTTAATTTTTTCTGCTATTTTATTTAGTTGTAATCCAACAAAAGAAACATCTATGAAACTTCCCAACGGTATTTGGAGAGCTACCTTACAACAGCAAGAAGGAGCAGTCCTTCCTTTCAACTTTGAAGTAAATTATCCAAATGAAAGCGATACAATTCCAACTTTTACGCTTATTAATGGTGAGGAAAAAATTCTTTTAGATGATGTCAGCAAAAAAGGAAATACATTTACAATTCCAATGCACATTTTTGAGGGTGAAATTATTGCAGAATGGAATGAAACAAATCAAAAATTAACTGGAAAATGGAACCGTAGAAGTTTTACAAATGCTAGTTCACTAGATTTTTCAGCGACTCCGAATACAAAAACTCGTTTTGAAGTGAATCAAAAACCAAAATTTGATTTGAGTGGAAAATGGGAAACTTATTTTTTATCACAAGGTGATTCTAGTACTGCTTTAGGTGTTTTTGAAAAAATAGAAACATCTGATGTAAAAGGAAATTTAAAAGGTACATTTTTGACAACAACAGGAGATTATCGCTATCTTTTTGGAAGTGTTTCTAATGATTCTTTGTATTTATCTTGTTTTGATGGCTCTCATGCATTTTTGTTTGTAGCAACAGCAGAAAATGAAAACACTTTAAAAGGAAAGTTTTGGTCTGGAAAAGGACAACCCGTTGATTTTATTTCTACTCGCAATCCAGATTTTGCTCTTCCAAAAGCTGATACGCTTACTTATTTGAAAGAAGGATATGAAACAATTGCTTTTGAGTTTCCAAATTTAGATGGAAAATTGATTTCCTTAGAAAATCCAGATTATGATGGGAAAGTAAAAATTATACAATTATTAGGCTCTTGGTGTCCAAATTGTATGGATGAAACAAACTTTTTAACTGAGTTATATAAAACATATAATCCAAAAGGATTAGAAATAATTGGTCTTGCTTATGAACAAACAGAAGATTTTGATGATGCAAAAGTACGTTTGGAAAGAATGAAAAAACGTTTGAATGTAGATTATGAAATTCTTTTTGCAGGACGTTCAGACAAGAATTTTGCAGCCGAAACCTTACCTATGCTCAATCATGTGATGTCTTTTCCAACAACTATTTTTATAGATAAAAAAGGAAAAGTAAGAAAAATACATACAGGCTTTTCAGGAAAAGGAACAGGAGAATATTATGATAATTATGTGGAAAAAACTACTAATTTTGTAGAAATGCTTTTGAGTGAATAA
- a CDS encoding endonuclease, which produces MYNYIDNKNNSITGVYSGFVQPWTDGGTGTNPMPINCEHTVPQSFFWEANPMVSDIYHLFPTYSN; this is translated from the coding sequence ATGTACAACTACATCGATAACAAAAATAACTCAATTACTGGCGTTTACTCTGGTTTTGTACAGCCTTGGACGGATGGAGGAACAGGCACAAACCCAATGCCTATCAACTGTGAACATACAGTTCCTCAAAGTTTTTTTTGGGAGGCAAATCCAATGGTTTCTGACATTTATCATTTATTTCCTACTTATTCAAATTGA